A region of Shewanella psychromarinicola DNA encodes the following proteins:
- the nadA gene encoding quinolinate synthase NadA — MSLSAPKIETIEYPFPPKPAVLSDAEKAQYKAHIKQLLIEKDAVLVAHYYTDPEIQALAEETGGCVSDSLEMARFGRDHPAKTLIVAGVKFMGETAKILSPEKTILMPTLEATCSLDLGCPIELFSEFCDAHPDHTVVVYANTSAAVKARADWVVTSSIALEIVEHLDSQDKKIIWAPDRHLGAYINKQTGADMLLWQGDCIVHDEFQAKALRQLKKQHPTAAVLVHPESPASVIELADAVGSTSQLINAAQTMPNDTFIVATDRGIFYKMQQAAPGKTLLEAPTGGNGATCKSCAHCPWMAMNGLPAIEASLVDTDKTDHEIFVSDELRIKALIPLTRMLDFAKELNMKVKGNA; from the coding sequence ATGAGTTTGTCGGCACCTAAAATTGAAACTATTGAGTATCCGTTTCCACCTAAACCTGCCGTGTTGTCTGACGCTGAAAAAGCACAATATAAAGCACACATTAAGCAGTTACTGATTGAAAAAGATGCGGTGTTAGTGGCCCATTACTATACCGACCCTGAAATTCAAGCCTTAGCAGAAGAAACCGGCGGCTGCGTATCTGATTCTCTAGAAATGGCACGCTTTGGTCGTGATCACCCAGCAAAGACATTAATTGTCGCAGGGGTGAAGTTTATGGGCGAAACCGCAAAAATTTTAAGCCCAGAAAAAACCATTTTAATGCCAACGTTAGAAGCAACCTGTTCATTAGATTTAGGTTGTCCGATAGAACTCTTTAGTGAGTTTTGCGATGCGCACCCTGATCATACCGTGGTGGTATACGCCAACACCTCTGCCGCAGTAAAAGCCCGTGCAGATTGGGTGGTAACCTCAAGTATTGCACTTGAAATTGTTGAGCACTTAGACAGCCAAGATAAAAAAATCATCTGGGCACCAGACCGTCACTTAGGCGCTTACATCAATAAGCAAACTGGCGCTGACATGCTGTTATGGCAGGGCGATTGTATTGTGCATGATGAGTTTCAAGCCAAAGCCTTACGCCAGCTTAAAAAGCAACATCCAACAGCAGCCGTTCTTGTTCATCCAGAATCACCTGCCAGTGTGATTGAACTTGCCGATGCCGTTGGCTCTACCAGCCAGCTCATTAACGCTGCGCAAACAATGCCTAATGACACTTTTATTGTTGCCACAGACCGCGGTATTTTTTATAAAATGCAGCAAGCGGCGCCAGGTAAAACCTTACTCGAGGCTCCAACCGGTGGTAACGGCGCGACCTGCAAGAGCTGCGCTCATTGCCCGTGGATGGCCATGAACGGTTTACCCGCTATCGAAGCGTCATTGGTTGATACCGACAAAACTGACCATGAAATCTTTGTTAGCGATGAACTGCGCATCAAAGCACTCATCCCACTCACCCGCATGCTCGATTTTGCCAAAGAATTGAATATGAAAGTGAAGGGCAACGCCTAA
- a CDS encoding dihydrolipoyllysine-residue acetyltransferase → MIKDFILPDIGEGVVECELVDWLVSEGDMVTEDQPIADVMTDKALVQIPAPHGGKITKLYYAKGEIAIVHQPLYAVEMEGEESDSVTDAPVAEVTAVSDTAINDTSVNDSNAVVTTSSSQSNIEEFLLPDIGEGIVECELVDWLVKEGDMVVEDQPIADVMTDKALVQIPAMKAGKIVKLHYRKGQLAKVHSPLFAIEVAADSHTQSATVEVAEQAQVAAPQGNLEPVAQGKALASPAVRRMARSRDINIAMVVGTGKNGRVYKEDIERHQQGASSTQAAVSTTPVSSSANQVSGQVGGQLENQAGQINNSPTVSYAGASDRVEPIKGVKAIMAKMMVESVSTIPHFTYCEEFDLTELVALRESMKQRYSTDEVKLTMMPFFMKAMSLAITQFPILNSQVNADCTELTYKSRHNIGMAVDSKVGLLVPNIKDVQRKSILEIAADITRLTTAARSGRVSPADLKDGTISISNIGALGGTVATPIINKPEVAIVALGKLQVLPRFNANGEVEARKIMQVSWSGDHRVIDGGTIARFCNLWKHYLEQPQEMLLAMR, encoded by the coding sequence ATGATTAAAGATTTTATTTTACCCGACATCGGCGAAGGTGTGGTGGAATGCGAATTAGTTGATTGGTTAGTCAGTGAAGGTGATATGGTCACTGAAGATCAGCCGATTGCAGATGTAATGACTGATAAAGCGTTAGTGCAAATTCCAGCGCCCCATGGCGGAAAAATTACTAAGCTGTACTACGCTAAAGGTGAAATAGCCATTGTGCATCAACCATTGTACGCAGTAGAAATGGAAGGTGAAGAGAGCGATAGTGTCACTGACGCGCCGGTTGCTGAAGTCACAGCGGTTAGCGACACGGCCATTAATGACACAAGCGTTAACGACAGTAATGCTGTTGTTACCACCTCAAGCAGCCAATCAAACATTGAAGAATTCTTATTGCCAGACATTGGCGAAGGTATTGTTGAATGTGAATTGGTTGATTGGTTAGTAAAAGAAGGCGATATGGTGGTTGAAGATCAGCCTATTGCTGATGTGATGACCGATAAAGCCTTAGTGCAAATACCTGCAATGAAAGCCGGTAAAATTGTCAAACTGCATTATCGCAAAGGACAGCTCGCTAAAGTTCACTCGCCTTTATTTGCCATTGAAGTGGCAGCGGATAGTCATACTCAGTCCGCGACGGTAGAGGTTGCTGAACAAGCTCAAGTTGCTGCGCCACAAGGTAATCTTGAACCTGTTGCACAAGGTAAAGCGTTAGCCAGTCCGGCGGTACGCCGCATGGCCCGCTCGCGAGACATTAATATTGCTATGGTTGTGGGTACTGGCAAAAATGGCCGTGTTTATAAAGAAGACATTGAACGTCATCAGCAGGGGGCAAGTTCCACCCAAGCTGCTGTAAGCACAACGCCGGTGTCATCTTCTGCTAATCAAGTAAGTGGTCAAGTCGGTGGTCAATTAGAAAATCAAGCTGGTCAAATAAATAATAGCCCTACTGTTAGCTATGCTGGAGCAAGCGATAGAGTCGAGCCCATCAAAGGCGTGAAGGCTATCATGGCGAAGATGATGGTAGAGTCGGTATCGACTATCCCGCATTTTACTTACTGTGAAGAGTTTGATTTAACCGAATTAGTGGCTTTGCGTGAAAGCATGAAGCAACGTTATTCAACCGATGAAGTGAAGCTCACCATGATGCCCTTCTTTATGAAGGCCATGTCGTTAGCGATTACCCAATTTCCGATATTAAATAGCCAAGTGAATGCCGATTGCACTGAACTCACCTACAAGTCACGTCATAACATTGGTATGGCCGTTGACTCCAAAGTGGGTTTACTTGTACCTAATATCAAAGATGTTCAACGTAAATCGATTTTAGAAATCGCCGCTGATATTACTCGCTTAACGACTGCCGCGCGCAGCGGACGAGTATCACCAGCAGATTTAAAAGACGGCACTATTTCGATTTCTAACATTGGTGCTCTAGGTGGTACGGTGGCAACACCCATTATCAACAAACCTGAAGTGGCGATTGTGGCTTTGGGTAAATTGCAGGTATTGCCGCGCTTTAACGCCAATGGCGAAGTTGAAGCACGTAAGATCATGCAAGTGAGTTGGTCAGGCGATCACCGCGTCATTGATGGCGGCACCATTGCCCGTTTCTGTAATCTATGGAAACACTACCTAGAACAACCGCAAGAAATGCTTTTAGCCATGCGCTAA